GCGGCTCGTCGCGGGCCGCCGTCAACGCGCGTGCTCTTCTCGCCCGCTACCGCTGAGCCCGGCGTTCAGTCGAGCACCTCGGCATCCGCTCACTAGGCTGACGACGTGGAGTCAACCTGGCGCGAGAGGACGGTCTGGGCCGTTGCGCTCCTCAGCGTCCTGGTCGGGTCGATCCTCGTCTACCTCGGTGTCGGCACCGCGCGAGGCGCCGGCATCGGCTGGCTGGAGTACATCCGCGAGATGTTCGCGCTGGTCGACCATGTCTCGGTCGGACCCGGTGCGGTCTTGGGTGTCCTCCTCGTCGGGTTTGGCACGATGACCATCGCCTTCCTTTCGTGCCGGTGGTGGTCATTGCGCCGGGATGATGCGCCGGACCGGGGCCGTCGATCTCGGGCTCTCACCGTGGCCAGGTGGGGCACAGCCACCCTCATCGTGATCGGCCTGTTCACCGTCCTCATCGGCATGAGCGCTCCGCAGCCGTCCTTCTCGTACCAGCCCACCTACCTCGAGTCCCCGTCTGTCATCGAAAACCCGAGGATGCTCTTCGACACCATCTATGTCTCATCGTCCACTTTCGTGGGTGCCGGGGTGCTGTGGGCGGGTCTTCTGGCGATGAGCGTTCTGATCGGCCGCGCCGTGGTCACCGGCCGCCCGTCGACCGCGCCCCTCTCCGGCATCCGTCGCGGGCCTGCGATCTGGTGGAGTGGCATCTGGTGGAGTGGCAACTGGTGGAGTGGCGTCGCTCTCAGCGCGATCGGGTTGGCGATGCTCGTGATCTCTCGCGTGACCCTCCCCCCTGTCCCGGACTATGCCGAGTTCATGCCCCCTGTCCCGTCTTCGTCCGTGTATCTGATCGAGGTAGCGGACACCAGCGGTTGGGTGACGGCCTCGTTCATCGGCGCCGCGCTGGCCGTCGTGGGGATGCTGATCATGTGCGGCGTCCTCACCCTCTCGGCCCCCGCGCGGCAGACGGAGACCGCCGCAACCGCCACCGCTGACTGACCCGCGTCAGCGGCCCACCGGCTCCGTCACCCGCTCGCTCTTCGCCGCCGCGCGGGCGCGTGACCGCGCGACGATCCGGCCGCGGATCGCGAAGGCGAGCACCGCGGCGAGCACGACGTAGAGGCCGATGCTGATGGGACTGTGCACGAGCACCGAGAAGTCTCCGTTCGCGCTCATCGCGGCATCCCGCAGGCTCGTCTCGGCCAGCGGACCCAGCACCATGCCGATGATGAGCGGGGCGAGCGGGTAGTCGAGCGCCCGGAGCAGGAACCCGACGACACCGATGCCGAGCAGGATCAGCAGGTCGACCAGCGAGCCCGACGTCGCGTAGATGCCCAGTGCGCAGAACACGGTGATGCCCGCGAAGAGGTAGGGGCGCGGGATGAGGAGGAGCTTGGCCCACAGCATCGCGAACGGCAGGTTCAGGACGAGCAGCACCACCATCGCGATGAAGAAGCTCGCCAGCAGCGACCACACGAGGTCGGGCGCGCGGTCGAACAGGAGCGGTCCCGGCTGCAACCCGTACTGGCGGAACGCGGCGAGCATGATCGCCGCCGTGGCGGAGATCGGCAGACCGAGCGCGAGCAGCGCCCCCATCGCCATACCGGTGGTCGAGTTACCCGCTGCCTCCGGAGCCGCGAGGCCGCGGATGGCGCCCTTGCCGAACTGCGGATGGGGGCGACGCGCATCGAGCCGCTTCTCCAGCCCGTAGGCGAGGAACGTGGGGATCTCCGATCCGCCGGCGGGGATGACGCCGAAGGGAAGCCCGATCGCGGTGCCGCGCAGCCACGCCGGGGTCGCTTCGCGGAGCTCCTTGCGGCTGAGCCACGGGCGGCCCGTCGGACGCAGCAGTTTCTTGTTCGACGTGTGACGCTCCAGGCAGGCGACGTAGATCACTTCGCCGAGGGCGAGGATGCCGACCGTCACCGTGACCAGCGACACCCCGTCGAACAGGTACGGCGAGTCCATCGTGAACCGGGGGGCGCCCGAGACGCCGTCGACGCCGATGACGGCGATGCCGAGCCCGAGGAACAGCGCGGTGAGGCCCTTCAGGGCGTTGTCGGTTACCACCGACGACGTCGCCGCGAAGGCGAAGACAGCGAGCGCGAAGAACTCGGCGGGCCCGAACCGGCTGGAGAAGTCGGCGAGGGCGGGGGCGAGGAACACGAGCACGACGCACGCGACGAAACCGCCGATGAAGGCGCCGATCGCGGCGGTCGCGAGAGCCTGGGCGGCCCTCCCGTTGAGCGCCATCTTGTGGCCTTCGAAGGTCGATGCGATCGCCGAGGCCTGCCCCGGCGTGTTCATCAGGATGCCCATCGTCGAATCACCGAAGAGGCCGCCGAAGTACACGCCGGCGAACATGATGAACGCCGCGGTCGGGTCGAGCGAGAACGTTATGGGGAGCAGCAGCGCCACCGCCATCGACGACCCGAGGCCGGGCAGCACGCCCACCGCCGTGCCGAGCAGGCAGCCGATGAGCACCCACATGAGGTTGATGGGCGTGAAGGCGCCGAGGAACCCCTCGCCGAGCATCTGCAAAGCGTCCATGTCAGAAACCTCCGAGGATGCCGGACGGCAACGGCAGGCCGAGGGCCATGTCGAAGCCGATGTAGGCGAGGGAACTCATCGTCAGTCCGACGACGAGGCTGGCGATCGGCTTGGTCGATCCGAAGCCGCGGGCGACGCCCCAGAACAGCAGGCCCGCGGCGATGACCCACCCGAGCAGGTTCAACAGGAACGCGAACGCGAGGAACGACCCGAGGATCCACAGCAGCGACCGCACGTCGATGCGGACGGCGCGGGGCTCGTCCGCGGCATCCTCTCCGGCTTCCGCCGCGAGGAGTTCGGCGGTGCGGGGGTCGGGGAGGCTCCGCACCTCGCGGATGCCCGACACCGCCAGGGCGATCGCGAAGCCGTAGAGCCCGACCGTGATGATCGCCGGGAAGAACTGCGGCCCCGGGAAGTCGGCCGAGCTCGGCACGCGCATCGTGATGATGCCGACGAGCAGGTAGGTCGCAAACGCGGCCACGACGACCGGCATCGTCAGCGCCTTCGCCAGCGCCGCCATCCCGGGCCGGGAGACGATGCGCAGCCGGTCGCCGAGAACAGCGGATGCCGATGTGGGGTTCGGTGGGAAAGTCACAGGCCCATCTCCTCGTACAGGGTGCGGATGCGGCTCTCCTCGTCGTCGAGGAACGTCGCGAGCTCGTCACCGGTGATGATGCGTTCGGTCCAGCGGTAGCGGTCGATGGCATCCCGCCACTGCGGCGTCTCGACGCTGTCGAGCACGAGCTGTGTGAGGCCCTCGACCTCCGACTCCTCGAGCCCGGCAGGCGCGGCGAGCATGCGCCAGTTGGTGAGGGTGACGTCGTAGCCCTGGTCGACCGCCGTGGGGATGTCGATCCCGTCGATCGGCTCCTGCGCGACGAGCGCGAGCGCGCGCAGCCGCCCCGCCTCGATCTGGTCGATGTTGTCGGGATAGCCTCCCGTGGCCGCCTGGGCCGTGCCGTTGAGCAGCGCCTGGATGGCCTCGCCGCCGCCGTCGGAGGAGATGTAGGTGGTCTCGAGCGGGTCGATCCCCGCCGCGAGGGCGAGATCGGTGACGACGAGCTGGTCGAAGGATCCGCCACCGGTCCACGGGAGCGCCTTCGGATCGTCACGCCACGCCGCGACGAGGTCGTCGAGCGTCTCGTAGGGCGAGTCGGCCGGCACGACGATGACGTCGTACTCCTCGACGATCACCGCGAGCGGCGTGACGTCGTCGAGGGTGGCGGCCGAACCGAACTGGATCGTCGCCGCCAGCAGCCCCGTACCGCCGACGAGCAGGTTGTTCGGCTGACCGTTCAGCACCGACACGTTGCCGAGCGCGATCGTTCCGCCGGCTCCCGGCATGTTCACGACCTGCACGTTGTTGACGAGGCCGTTCGCCTTCTGCGCCTGCTGCAGTTCGCGCGCGACCCCGTCCCAGCCACCGCCGGCGGCCGCGGGGGCGATGATCGTCATCGACGCGCTGATGTCTTGACCGGACGCGGCCGAGCTGATCGAACCGAACGCCGCGACACCGATGGCGGCGACGGCGATCAGACCGCCGACAGCGCGGCCGATCGCTCGTCCTGGCCCGGATCTGGGGGGAAGGGGCTCCTGGGTCATCATTGCTCCATTCGCGCGGACATCGTCGTCGCCGCGGGATCGACCTAGGATGGCACCGCCGGTCCGCACCGTCGCGCCGCCGGCGCTTTGTTCTCTTAAACGCCGATGGATGCCGACGCGTGGACCCCGACGGGAGAGTGACGACGATGGCGATGCGGCCGAGCCCCCGGGCGATCCGCCTGGCGATGATCCTCCTGCCCTCCGTCGTCGCCCTCGCCGCCCTCGCTGCGACGGTCATGATCGCCCTCTGGTTGCAGGAGAAGAGCATCCGGGATGCCACGGCCGAACGTGTCCAGGAGGTGGCGTCGAGCCTCGCCGAACTGCCGCAGGTGCGGGCCACGCTCGCGGCGAACGTCGGCGCGGGCACCCCCGCCGACCTCGCCGACGCCGACGACCTGGCCGACGCCACCGCCACCCTGCAGCCGATCGCCGACCTCGTGGCGGAGGCCGCGGGGGTCTACTACGCCGTGATCACCGACGACGAAGGGGTGCGCATCACCCACCCGCTCGCGTCGGAGCGCGGCATCCAAGTGTCGACGACGAACGAATCCGTGCTCGCCGGCACCCCGTTCCTCGGCACCGAGACGGGTCCGTCGGGGCGGTCGCTGCGCGCGAAGGTTCCCGTGCGGAGCGCCGACGGCGACGTCGTCGGCATGGTCGCCGTGGGGGTGCTGGAATCCGACATCGAGTCGCAGCGCGTCGAAGCGCTCGCAGGCCTCCTCCCCTGGGCCGCGGGGGCACTCGTCGTCGCCACGATCGTGAGCTCGCTCGTGACGGCCGCTGTCGAGCGCCGCTTCCGCCGGCTCGACGGGCTCGCCGCCGAGCACGCCCAGATGCAGCGCACGACCGCGGCCCTCCAGGAGCAGGCGCACGAGTTCCACACCCGACTGCACGTCGTGCACGGCCTCGTCACGGCGGGGGAACCGCACGCCGCGCTGGACTACATCGAAGACGTCGTCGCGGTGAGCGACGCGACCCCGGGCGACGCGCTGGGCGAGAGTGGCGGCCCCGGGGGCGGTGTGGCGGCATCGGCTCTGCGGGATGCCGCGATGCACGCCATCCGTGCCGACCTCCTCGAGCGCGGCGCCCTGGCCGAGTTCGACTTCGAACCCGGCGCCGACCTCGACGACGACGTCGTGTCGATCCTCACGAACCTCAGCCGCAACGCCGGCGAGGCAGGAGCGTCGCGGGTGCGCTGCACGCTCCGCCGCTCGGGCGACCGCCTGTACGGCGCGGTCGACGACGACGGCCCGGGCGTCGACCGGCACGTCGCGGCCCGGATCTTCACGCGCGGACTCTCCACCAAAGCGGATGCCGACGGCCGCAGCCGCGGCATCGGGCTCGATCTCGTGCGTCGGCTCGTGACCGCCCGGGACGGCTCGGTCGAAGTCGGCGCGTCGCCGCTGGGCGGGGCGCGCTTCTCGTTCGAACTGGCGGCACGCACGTGAGCACGCTCGTGCGGGTGCTCGTCGTGGACGACGACCGTGGGGCCCGAGCCCTGCACGCCGGATTCGTCGCCGCGACCCCCGGCTTCGTCGTCACCGGCACGGCGGCCACCGGAACGGACGCGCTCCGGCTGGCGGCCGACGCCGACCTCGTGCTCCTCGACATGCGCCTCCCCGACATCAGCGGCATCGAAGTGCTCCACCGCCTGCGCACCATGGCCGGCCCCGAACGCGACGTGCTCGTGATCAGCTCGTCGCGAGACCAGACCACCGTGCGCCAGGCGATGGCGGGCCGCGTCGTGGGCTACCTCGTGAAGCCGTTCACGAAGGAAGCCCTGCAGGAGCGCCTCGCCCACTACGCCGCCACCCGCACCGAGCGCCCGGACGACGCGGAGCCCCCACGCCAGGTTCCCCTCGGCCAGGGGGAGATCGATCGGCTGTTCACCGGCGGCATCCGCACCGCTCGGCGTGCTTCCGGCCGAGGTGCTCCCGGGATGGGCGCGCTCGGTCGGGGCGCTCCCGGCCAGGGCGCGCTTGGCCGGGGCACCTCCGACCCGGGCACTTCCGGCCCGGGCGCTCCCGCGTCGCTGCCGAAGGGGCTCGCGGCGACGACCCTCGATCGCGTCATCGCCGCGCTCGACCCCGTCACCGCCATGACCGCCGCCGACGTGGCCGCCGCGTGCGGACTCTCCTCGGCCACCGCACACCGCTACCTCGCCCACCTCGTGGAGACCGGCGCAGCCGACCTCGCCCACCGGTACGGACGCCGCGGACGCCCGCAGGTGCTCTACCGCCTCACCCCCGACGCCACTCCCCTCTCCGACGCCTGACGATCGGCGTCACTCGTGCTCCGGCAGGATCGGCGTCGACCACCCGGCATCCCGGCCCAGTTGGATCGCGCGGCCGAGCGACTCGGCGCCGAACCGGTCGCGCACCGCATCGAAGACTGAGTCGAGCCGCGCCCCGTCGCCCCAGTCGATGGGCAGTTCCGGCGGCACCTCGTCGCCCCGGGCGAGCTGACCGAACGACACCCCGATCAGCGTCAGCCCGCGCGCTGCGATCTCCGGCTGTGCGGCGGCGAGCAGTCCCCGCGCCGCACCGAGCAGCACTGCCGTGCGGTCGGACGGCGAGCGCAGCGTGCGCGACCGCGTCGCCTTCGCGAAGTCGGCGAACCGCAGCCGCAGGGTGACGGTGCGGCATCCGCGCTCCCCGTCGCGTAGGCGGCGGGCCAGCCGGTCGACGATCTGCGTCAGGATGACCTCCACCTCCTCCGGAGCGCGCGGGCGTGAGCCGAGCGCCCGCTGCGAGCCGATCGACCCGCGCCGCCGCGTCGTGACGACCGGTCTCGGATCGAGCAGACGCGCCATCGCGTGCACATGCGCCCCCGCGGCCCGCCCGAGCAGCCGCTCGGCCGTCGCCGCCTCCATCTCCGCCAGTTGCCCGACCGTGCGGATGCCGAAGCGGTGCAGCTTCTCGGCCGTGACCGCCCCGACGCCCCACAGCCGTTCCACCGGCAGTGGGAGCAGGAACGCCTCCTCCCCGTCAGGCTCCACGACCAGCAGACCGTCGGGTTTGCTGACCGCGCTCGCGACCTTCGCGAGGAACTTCGTGCGCGCGACGCCGACCGAGATCGGTAGTCCCACCTCCCCCCGCACGCGCTCCCGCAGACCGTGGGCGATGTGGACGGGGTCGCCGACCAGCCGTCGCAGTCCCCCGACCTCGAGGAACGCCTCGTCGATCGACAGGCCCTCCACGAGCGGCGTCGTGTCGCGGAAGATGTCGAACACGGCACGGCTGGCGGCGGCATAGGCATCCATCCGGGGCGGGACCACCACGGCATCCGGGCACAGTTCCCGCGCCTGCCGGCCACCCATCGCCGTCTTGATGCCGCGCGCCTTCGCCTCGTAGCTCGCGGCGAGCACCACCCCGCCTCCGACGATCACCGGTCTCCCCCGCAGCGCCGGGTTGTCGCGCTGCTCGACCGACGCGTAGAAGGCGTCGAGATCGGCGTGGAGCACGGTCGCCTCCCCGCGCATATCGCCTCCCCCCTCGGGCCCGAGGAGAGGATCGTCGCACTCACCCCCGACATACCGGAGCCGCCGCGGCTGCCCGGGCGGAAGATAGAGGCATGCGCCCCTCCCAGCCGTGGACTTGCCCGACCTGCGGTGACCCGCTGCGCTTCGAGATCCTCGACGACGAGCGCTTCCTCGTCGTGTGGTCGTGCCTGACTTGCGGCCCGATCCGCACGACCGAACCCGTGTGACGCGCGCTCCGTGGGGACCGGCACTCGCCGTCGCGGGGCTGGTCGCGCTGAGCTACCTCATCGGACGCTGACGCGTCGGCCGCTCGCCGCGCGCCCGCACGGCAGCGCCGAAGGCGTGATTCAGCGCTGGCGTCCGAGCCAGGCGACGCCGCTCAGCACGCACGCGCCGGTGCCCGTGACGACGCCCGCGCCGAAGACGTAGAGGGCGGCACGGGAGAGTCCCGGAACGTCCACGGAGTAGCCCGACCCGTCGTCGAGGGAATCACGGGACAGCGCCATCCAGATGAAGAGGAGGATGACGGCGCACGCGATGGTCGCCGTCCACAGGACGAGCGCGTAGGGATTCCGCTGCATGTGCGCACTCTATCGTCGACGCCGAAACCGCCACGGGCCCGGGGGCTGTCGGCGCGCGCCCCACAGGAGTATCTTCGGGACCATCTCGACGGGGAGATGGGGGAATCTCATGACCGTAGATACCGGCATCCGCATGCCGTACATCGTCACGACGATCATCCTGGTGGTGGCGGGCCTGGTCCTCGGACCGATCCTCCTCACCAGCTCGACGATCACGCAGACGCCCGTCGAGGGGATCGCCGCGTTCGCGATCCTCTACGTGCTGGCGCAGGCCATCGAGCGCGTGAATCAGCTCCTGGTGCCGGTGCTCGACCGCCTCCTCTCGGCGGTCAGTGGCGCGCCCACCGCGACGGACAAGAAGCGGACGGCGCTGACGGCGGTACGCGAGCAGGCGGCCGCGATGCGAGGGTTCGGCGTCTCCGCCTACTCCGCCGACGCCCAGTCCGAGGCCGACGAAGCCGTGACCACCGCGAACATCGAGAAGGCCCTGCTGACGAACGGGCTCGCCTTCCTCCTCGCAATGCTCCTGGTCGGGCTGTTCAAGTTCTCGCTGCTGGCCTCGCTCGGCTACACGAACGTGCCGTCCGTGGTCGACATCGTCATCACCGCGACCGCCATCATGGGCGGTTCGGCGGGCCTCGGCGACCTCATCAGCAAGATCCAGAAGTCCAAGACCGCCGACGAGACCGCCGTCTGACCTCTCCGCCGCCGAACCGGGACCGCGTACAGGCTGAATCCACCGCGGAGTCACTCCCACCGCAGGACTCTTGCAGTTTTGCCTGTAAGCGGGCACACCAGCCGCCGCGTCAGTGCATGCGCCGTCGGCTCGGCACACGCGCCGCGGAGTCAGCGCACGCGCCGCCGGTAGATCGCGGCAGCCACCGCGAACGCCGCCACCAGGAGCCCGCCGCACCACGCGAGCGCCACGGCCAGGGCGCCACCCGGAGCGTTGCCCGTCAACAGCGCCCGGATCGCGTCGACGATCGCCGTCACCGGCTGGTTCTCGGCGAACCACCGCACGGGGCCGGGCATCGTCTCGGTGGGCACGAAGGCCGAGCTGATGAACGGCAGGAAGATCAGCGGGTAGCTGAAGGCGCTCGCACCGTCGACCGTCTTGGCCGACAGGCCCGCGATGACGGCGATCCACGTGAGGGCGAGCGTGAAGAGCATCAGGATGCCGATGACCGCCAGCCAGGCGAGCACCCCGGCCGGCGACCGGAACCCGAGCACCAGCGCGACGCCGACCACGACAGCGAGCGAGACGAGATTCGCGACGAGCGAGGTGAGCACGTGCGCCCACAGGATGCTCGACCGGGCGATCGGCATGGACTGGAACCTCTCCACGATGCCGCCCTGCAGGTCGAGGAACAGTCGGTACGACGTGTATGCCACGCCGGAGGCGATCGTGATGAGCAGGATGCCGGGGAGCAGGTAGTCGATGTAGGGGGTCTCGCCCGTGTCGATCGCACCCCCGAACACGTACACGAACAGGAGCATGAAGGCGATGGGCATGATCGCGGTCGTGATGATGGTGTCGGGGCTGCGCAGGATGTGGCGCAGCGACCGGCCGGTGAGCACGGCGGTGTCGCCGACAGCGTGCGTGGTCATGATTCCTCCTTCGCCGCGTCGCCGGCGGCGCTCCTCCCGACGACGGCGAGGAACACCTCCTCGAGCGTCGGCTGCTTCTCGACGTACTCGACGGTCGCTGCCGGCAGCAGCGTCTTCAGTTCGGCGAGCGTCCCGTCGGCGATGATGCGACCCTCGTGGAGGATCGCGATGCGGTCGGCGAGCTGTTCGGCCTCGTCGAGGTATTGGGTCGTGAGCACCACGGTGGTGCCCCCGGCGGCGAGTTCGCGGACGGCATCCCACACGTCGATCCGCGCCTGCGGGTCGAGGCCCGTGGTGGGTTCGTCGAGGAAGATGACCGCCGGGTCGCCGATGAGGCTCATCGCGATGTCGAGCCGGCGGCGCATGCCGCCCGAGTAGGTCCCTGCCCGGCGTCCGCCGGCGTCGGTGAGCGCGAACCGGCCAAGGAGGCGGTCGGCGACGGCATCCGGCTGAGTGACGTGTCGCAGCCGTGCGACGAGCAGGAGGTTCTCCCGCCCGGTGAGCACGTCGTCCACCGCGGTGAACTGGCCCGTCAGGCTGATCGCGCGGCGCACGTCGCCCGATAGGGCTGCGACGTCGAAGCCCTGGACGGATGCCGTGCCGGCATCCGCTCGGAGGAGTGTCGACAGGATGCGCACGAGCGTCGTCTTGCCCGCGCCGTTCGAGCCCAGGAGGGCGAAGACGCTGCCGGGGGCGATGTCGAGGTCGACGCCGCGGAGCACCTCGACGTCGCCGAACGATTTCCGGAGCCCCTCGATGCGGACAGCGGATGCCGTCGGCGTCGCGGTCATGATGCCGCCTCCCGTTGCGCCTTCTCGACGGTCTCGATCAGCCGGCTGCGCTCCTTGTCGATCCAGTGGCGACCCGCGTAGGCGTTTGCGAATTCCTCGCCGAACGCGACCGGGTCGTCGCCGACGATGTCGTGGACGGTCGAGCCGTCGACGGCGGCGCGCTCCCACAGGTCGACGAAGTCACCGATGAGGGTGACGAGCGTCTCGCCGTCGAGGAAGCCGCCGTAGTACATGAAGTAGCGGTGGTAGCCCTGGGCGACGCTCCGGTACGGCTCGGGGAGCGCGTCGATGCGGCGCATGCTCTGCCGGTACTGCTTCTTCTGCTCGAGAGACCCGGTGAGGGCCTCGATCCATTTCGCGGCCATGTCAGTGTCCTCCGTGCTGGAGCTGGTCGAGTCGTTCGGTGAGGAAGCTCCAGGTCCTCCAGAACTCGGTGAGGTAGGCGCGGCCGTCGTCGGTGAGCGAGTACACCTTGCGCGGCGGGCCCTTCTCGGACGGCACCTTCTCGACGTCGACGAGGCCGCGCTGCTCGACTCGCACGAGGAGCGCGTAGATGGTGCCCTCGGCGATGTCCGAGAACCCCCGGTCGCGCAGCGATGCGGTGATCTCGTAGCCGTAGGCGGGGCGGTCCGCGAGCAGCGCGAGCACGATTCCTTCCAGGACGCCCTTGAGCATCTCGGTCGCCTGCTTGCCCATGCCGCCTCCGTCGCGTGTCGATCGTGTGGTAGTCACTGTCACTGACTACCGCTAGATAGTAACGCCGAGTACCGGTAGATAGCAAGACTGAATACCGAGCGGATGCCGGTGCGGTCAGTCGAGCTGCAGGCGGTAGCCCATCCCCGCTTCGGTGAGCAGGTATCGCGGGTGCGCGGGGTCGGGTTCGAGCTTCCGGCGCAGCTGGGAGATGTACAGCCGCAGATAGCCGGTGTCGCTCACGTGCTCCGAGCCCCAGATGGTCGTGAGGATCGTGTGCCGTGTGACGAGTCGGCCGGGGTTTCGCAGGAGGATCTCCAGCAGTTGCCACTCCGTGGGGGTGAGCCGGATGCGTTCCGTGCGTCCGTCGACGACGCGCGTCACACTGCGCGCGACGAGGTCGACCGACACGTCGCCGAGCTCCACGACGGGGTCGGGCTCCTGCTGCGGGGCGCGCCGCGTCAACGCACGGATGCGGGCGAGCAGCTCGTCCACGGCGAACGGCTTGGTGACGTAGTCGTCCGCCCCGGCATCGAGGGCGTCGACCTTGTCGCCGGAACCGGTGCGGCCCGAGACCACGAGGATCGGGGCGTCGGACCAGCCGCGGATCGCGTGGATCACGTCGAGGCCGTCGAGGGCGGGCATGCCGAGGTCGAGCAGGTAGATGTCGGGTCGACGGTCGACGGCGGCGGCGATCGCCTGGGCGCCGTCGGCGGCCGTCACGACGTCGTACCCCTGCGCGGAGAGGGTAATGCGCAGCGCGCGCACGATCTGCGGATCGTCGTCGGCGATGAGGATCCTCACTCCGGCACTCCGTTCGACGGCTGTGCGAGCGGCAGCGCGATCACCATCGTGAGCCCTCCTCCGGGTGTGTCCTCCGGCGTGAGCGTACCGCCCATCCCCTCGACGAACCCCTTCGAGAGGGCCAGGCCGAGGCCGAGCCCCGCCGTGTTGTCCGTGTCGCCCAGCCGTTGGAACGGCAGGAAGATGTCGTCGCGACGATCGGCCGGCACCCCGGGACCGTGGTCGACGATGCGCATCTCGACCGCGTCGCCGAAGACACTCGTCGCGATACGCACTTTGCGACCGGCCGGCGAGTGGCGCACGGCGTTGGCGAGGACGTTGACCACCGCGCGCTGCAGCAGCACAGGATCGGCGCGGACGGTGACCGGAGCGAGGTCGAGGTCGACGACGCCGGGACCGAGCCCCAGCTCGTCGAGCGCCGGCAGCACGACGTCGGCGGGGTCGACGTCGGCGAGCGAGATCGCGAGGGCGCCCGCCTGCAGGCGGCTGACGTCGAGCAGATCCGTCACGAGGGTCCCGAGCGTCGCGAGGCTCTCACCGGCGGTCTCGATCAGCTCGTCGCGGTCGCTCTCGCTCGCGACACCGACGCGGAGCCCGCCGACGGCCGCCGTCGCTGCCGCGAGGGGGCGCCGCAGGTCGTGGCTGAGCGCGGACAGGAGGGCGCTGCGCACCCGATCGGATGCCGCGAGCGGCTCGAGCTCGCGCGCCGTCTCGGCGAGGTCGCGATGCTGGAGAGCCGCTTCGAGTTGGGAGACGATCACGGCGAGCAGCCGCCGCTCCGACGCGGGCAGATAGTGGCCGTGGAGCTCCAGGACGGCGCGATCACCGACGGGAACGGTCGCATGCCGGCCATCGGGCAGCGGCTCGCCGCTCGTGGCCACGACCTCGCCGTCGTTCGTGAGCCGCACGCCGGCCAGCCCGAACGCCTCGCGGGCGCGCTCGACGAGCGCTTCGACCGACCCGCTCCCCCGCACGACGCTCCCGGCGACGGTCTGCAGGAGTTCGGACTCGGCCGCCGCCCGCCGCGCGGCGCGGGTCTTGCGTGCGGCCCGGTCGACGACGAAGCTCACGAGCACCGCGATCGTGACGTAGAGCGCGAGCGCGAGGAGATGCAGCGGCTCGTGCACCCGGATCGTGTAGAGCGGCTCGACGAAGAAGAAGTCGAGGGTGATCCCGCTCAGCACCGCGGCCCACAGCGCCGGCCAGATGCCGCCGACGAGGGCCACGACAACCACGAGGAGCTGATAGCTCAGCACATCACTCGTGATCGACTCGGCGGAGCGGAAACTCACCAGAAGCCACGTGAGGAGCGGACCGCCGAGCATCGCGACCGCGAAGCCCGCGAGCCGCCGGCGCATGGTCAGCGCACCGCCCAGACGCGGCAGCGCGAAGCGCCCGCCCGCCGCCGAGTGGGTG
This genomic window from Candidatus Microbacterium phytovorans contains:
- a CDS encoding ABC transporter permease; amino-acid sequence: MTTHAVGDTAVLTGRSLRHILRSPDTIITTAIMPIAFMLLFVYVFGGAIDTGETPYIDYLLPGILLITIASGVAYTSYRLFLDLQGGIVERFQSMPIARSSILWAHVLTSLVANLVSLAVVVGVALVLGFRSPAGVLAWLAVIGILMLFTLALTWIAVIAGLSAKTVDGASAFSYPLIFLPFISSAFVPTETMPGPVRWFAENQPVTAIVDAIRALLTGNAPGGALAVALAWCGGLLVAAFAVAAAIYRRRVR
- a CDS encoding DUF1048 domain-containing protein, yielding MAAKWIEALTGSLEQKKQYRQSMRRIDALPEPYRSVAQGYHRYFMYYGGFLDGETLVTLIGDFVDLWERAAVDGSTVHDIVGDDPVAFGEEFANAYAGRHWIDKERSRLIETVEKAQREAAS
- a CDS encoding response regulator, translating into MRILIADDDPQIVRALRITLSAQGYDVVTAADGAQAIAAAVDRRPDIYLLDLGMPALDGLDVIHAIRGWSDAPILVVSGRTGSGDKVDALDAGADDYVTKPFAVDELLARIRALTRRAPQQEPDPVVELGDVSVDLVARSVTRVVDGRTERIRLTPTEWQLLEILLRNPGRLVTRHTILTTIWGSEHVSDTGYLRLYISQLRRKLEPDPAHPRYLLTEAGMGYRLQLD
- a CDS encoding PadR family transcriptional regulator, which translates into the protein MGKQATEMLKGVLEGIVLALLADRPAYGYEITASLRDRGFSDIAEGTIYALLVRVEQRGLVDVEKVPSEKGPPRKVYSLTDDGRAYLTEFWRTWSFLTERLDQLQHGGH
- a CDS encoding DUF4118 domain-containing protein translates to MTARGRLRVLLGAAPGVGKTYAMLEEGARRRAEGTDVVIAVVETHGRAETLRMTDGFEVVPRRAVAHRGVTLHEMDLDAVLARRPELALVDELAHTNAPGSAHEKRWQDVAALLEAGIDVISTVNIQHIESLNDVVEEITGAVQRETVPDEVLRAADQVEVVDLAPQALRDRLSGGFVYPAERIDAALSNYFRLGNLTALRELALLWLADEVDHALQGYRAEHGIDRRWEARERVVVTLTGGPEGETLLRRGARIAARSGGGQLLAVHVTSQDGLRAPHPASLAEQRALVEKLGGTFHQVVGDDVPRALVEFARSVDATQLVLGVSRRSRLAALLTGPGIGATVIRESGDIDVHIVTHSAAGGRFALPRLGGALTMRRRLAGFAVAMLGGPLLTWLLVSFRSAESITSDVLSYQLLVVVVALVGGIWPALWAAVLSGITLDFFFVEPLYTIRVHEPLHLLALALYVTIAVLVSFVVDRAARKTRAARRAAAESELLQTVAGSVVRGSGSVEALVERAREAFGLAGVRLTNDGEVVATSGEPLPDGRHATVPVGDRAVLELHGHYLPASERRLLAVIVSQLEAALQHRDLAETARELEPLAASDRVRSALLSALSHDLRRPLAAATAAVGGLRVGVASESDRDELIETAGESLATLGTLVTDLLDVSRLQAGALAISLADVDPADVVLPALDELGLGPGVVDLDLAPVTVRADPVLLQRAVVNVLANAVRHSPAGRKVRIATSVFGDAVEMRIVDHGPGVPADRRDDIFLPFQRLGDTDNTAGLGLGLALSKGFVEGMGGTLTPEDTPGGGLTMVIALPLAQPSNGVPE
- a CDS encoding ABC transporter ATP-binding protein, with the protein product MTATPTASAVRIEGLRKSFGDVEVLRGVDLDIAPGSVFALLGSNGAGKTTLVRILSTLLRADAGTASVQGFDVAALSGDVRRAISLTGQFTAVDDVLTGRENLLLVARLRHVTQPDAVADRLLGRFALTDAGGRRAGTYSGGMRRRLDIAMSLIGDPAVIFLDEPTTGLDPQARIDVWDAVRELAAGGTTVVLTTQYLDEAEQLADRIAILHEGRIIADGTLAELKTLLPAATVEYVEKQPTLEEVFLAVVGRSAAGDAAKEES